Proteins encoded together in one Anaerobiospirillum thomasii window:
- the rfaD gene encoding ADP-glyceromanno-heptose 6-epimerase, protein MIIVTGGAGFIGSNIVKLLNDRGRKDILVVDHLKDGHKFTNLVDLDIADYMDRDDFLALIKDEKAFAARFNIRDIEGIFHEGACSATTEWDGQYVMRNNYEYTVTLFEFAVSHKIPFLYASSAATYGGGSVFVENRVNEAPLNVYGYSKFLFDEYVRSRLPHINSQVVGFRYFNVYGPRENHKGSMASVAFHLNNQMLKGENPKLFKGCMGYPDGGQTRDFVYVEDVCKVNLWFWEHNGPSGIYNCGTGRAEPFLNIAKAVIKYHGRGEVEFIDFPEHLVGHYQCFTEADLTKLRASGCDIEFKTVAQGVAEYMKWLNSR, encoded by the coding sequence TGTTGACCATTTAAAAGACGGACACAAATTTACAAATCTTGTTGATCTGGATATTGCAGATTACATGGACAGGGACGATTTTCTAGCCCTGATTAAGGATGAAAAGGCTTTTGCCGCAAGATTTAATATAAGAGACATTGAGGGCATATTCCATGAGGGCGCCTGCTCTGCAACTACCGAGTGGGATGGTCAGTATGTAATGCGCAACAATTATGAGTATACAGTAACTCTCTTTGAGTTTGCCGTAAGTCATAAGATTCCATTTTTATATGCATCATCTGCAGCCACATACGGCGGCGGCTCTGTATTTGTTGAAAACAGAGTCAATGAGGCACCTTTGAATGTCTATGGCTATTCAAAATTCCTCTTTGATGAATATGTGCGCTCAAGACTACCACATATCAATTCTCAGGTTGTAGGTTTTAGATACTTTAATGTATACGGACCACGTGAAAATCATAAAGGATCTATGGCATCCGTTGCCTTCCATTTAAACAATCAGATGTTAAAGGGCGAAAATCCAAAACTGTTTAAAGGTTGTATGGGCTATCCAGACGGCGGCCAGACCCGTGACTTTGTTTACGTTGAGGATGTGTGCAAGGTAAACCTATGGTTCTGGGAACATAACGGTCCATCAGGTATTTACAACTGTGGTACAGGCAGAGCCGAGCCGTTTTTAAATATTGCCAAGGCTGTAATCAAGTATCACGGCAGAGGAGAGGTCGAGTTTATTGACTTCCCAGAGCACCTCGTAGGTCATTATCAGTGCTTTACCGAGGCGGATTTAACCAAGCTTAGAGCATCAGGATGCGACATAGAGTTTAAAACTGTAGCTCAGGGCGTAGCTGAGTATATGAAGTGGCTCAATTCAAGATAG